Sequence from the Planctomycetota bacterium genome:
TCAGGAGACTTACGCCCGGGCGCTCGCGAATCTGGCCGACTGGACGCCTCGCGGCCGATTCGAAGGGTACCTGGCGCGGATCGCAACGAACCTCGTGCTCGAACGGTGGCGGCGGGAGCGCCCCACCGTGCCGCTCGACCCCGCCTTCGCTTCGCCAGCGGCCTTGGAGCCGTGGCAGCGCCTCGCCGACGAGGAGGACGACCAGCGGCGTCTGGCGGCCATCTGGGAAGCGGTTCAGCGACTCGCCCCCGAGCCGCGGGCGGCCCTTCTTCTTTACCACGCGCAGGGCGAATCCTGCGATTCGATCGCCGGCATCCTCGACGTGCCGGTGGGCACGGTCAAATCGTGGCTCCATCGC
This genomic interval carries:
- a CDS encoding RNA polymerase sigma factor, encoding MADAVAEELVRRAAEGDTAARRRLAEETIDDLWALAMRLVRREDNADEIVQETYARALANLADWTPRGRFEGYLARIATNLVLERWRRERPTVPLDPAFASPAALEPWQRLADEEDDQRRLAAIWEAVQRLAPEPRAALLLYHAQGESCDSIAGILDVPVGTVKSWLHRARNEVRRGAESLLRGRAAVSQSQIGGQP